The Candidatus Hydrogenedens sp. genome includes the window GGTGTTCCTGGAATCGCAGGGGGAGCCATTATGCCGGACGGGAAGGTAGGTCTTATTTTAGATATTGCTGGAATATTAAAAGTAGCAGAAGAATCTGTTACTTTTGTATAAGTATAAAGATTGTGTAAAATAAATAAAAGAAACAGAAGGAATGTAGCCATGACAGAACAAGAGAAAACCACAGGCAAGCATGATTTAAAATCATTGGCAGGTAAGTATCTTACATTTAAATTATCCCATGAGACCTATGGGATAGAGATACTGAAGGTTCAAGAAATTATTGGATTAATGAGCATCACATCCATTCCAAGAACACCCAATTTTGTAAGAGGTGTAATTAATTTACGAGGCAAAGTAATTCCTGTTATCGAACTTCGTAAGAAATTTGATATGGAAACTGTGGAAGATACAGACCATACCTGTATAATCGTTGTTCAGGTAATGGGAAGTGGTAGTCCTATAACTATGGGT containing:
- a CDS encoding chemotaxis protein CheW, which translates into the protein MTEQEKTTGKHDLKSLAGKYLTFKLSHETYGIEILKVQEIIGLMSITSIPRTPNFVRGVINLRGKVIPVIELRKKFDMETVEDTDHTCIIVVQVMGSGSPITMGVIVDEVSEVVDIAENQIEPAPSFGASIDTAFIMAMGKLGEAVVILLDIDKVLTANEIQSLSSI